The following are from one region of the Stanieria sp. NIES-3757 genome:
- a CDS encoding Pyridoxal-5'-phosphate-dependent protein beta subunit → MDIKDGFVGTVGNTPLIRLNSFSEATGCEILGKAEFLNPGGSVKDRAALYIIEDAERKGLLKPGGTVVEGTAGNTGIGLAHICNAKGYKCLIIIPETQSQEKIDTLKTLGAEVRTVPAVPYKNPNNYVKLSGRLAAEMDNAIWANQFDNLANRQAHYETTGKEIWEQTDGKIDAWVTATGTGGTYAGVAMFLKDQNPEIRCVVADPMGSGLYSYVKTGEIKTEGNSITEGIGNSRVTANMEGAPMDDAIQIGDRECVRVLYQLLRQDGLFMGGSVGINVAAAVALAKQLGPGHTIVTVLCDGGSRYQSRLYNQQWLAEKGLLPD, encoded by the coding sequence ATGGATATTAAAGACGGTTTTGTAGGTACAGTTGGCAATACACCTTTAATTCGCTTAAACAGCTTTAGTGAAGCAACAGGCTGTGAAATCCTCGGTAAAGCGGAATTTTTGAATCCTGGCGGTTCAGTTAAAGACAGGGCTGCTTTATATATTATTGAAGATGCCGAACGAAAAGGATTATTAAAGCCTGGAGGAACAGTTGTTGAAGGAACGGCTGGTAATACAGGGATTGGCTTAGCACATATTTGCAATGCAAAAGGCTATAAATGTTTAATTATTATTCCTGAAACTCAATCTCAAGAAAAGATAGATACATTAAAAACTTTGGGGGCTGAGGTTCGTACTGTTCCCGCCGTACCTTATAAAAATCCGAATAACTATGTCAAACTTTCAGGACGTTTGGCAGCAGAGATGGATAATGCTATCTGGGCTAATCAATTTGATAATTTAGCCAATCGCCAGGCACATTATGAAACCACTGGTAAAGAAATCTGGGAACAAACCGATGGCAAAATTGATGCTTGGGTAACAGCTACAGGTACAGGTGGAACTTATGCTGGGGTAGCGATGTTTCTTAAAGATCAAAATCCTGAGATTCGATGCGTAGTAGCGGATCCGATGGGTAGCGGACTGTATAGCTATGTAAAAACAGGAGAAATTAAAACCGAAGGTAATTCAATTACCGAAGGAATTGGTAACAGTCGCGTTACGGCTAATATGGAAGGCGCACCAATGGACGATGCCATTCAAATTGGCGATCGTGAATGTGTTAGAGTTCTTTATCAATTACTCCGTCAAGATGGTTTATTTATGGGGGGTTCGGTAGGAATTAACGTTGCTGCTGCGGTAGCTTTAGCTAAACAATTGGGTCCCGGTCATACGATTGTGACTGTTTTATGTGATGGTGGCAGTCGTTATCAATCGCGATTGTATAATCAGCAATGGTTAGCAGAAAAAGGACTTTTACCCGATTAA
- a CDS encoding Alkyl hydroperoxide reductase/Thiol specific antioxidant family protein, translated as MVALRLGDTVPDFTQASNMGDISFYEWAGDSWVVLFSHPADYTPVCTTELGEVSKLKPEFDKRNVKVIALSVDGVDSHQGWIGDINETQNTTVNYPILADEDNKVSDLYDMIHPNANAKVTVRTVFVIDPNKKLRLTITYPPSTGRNFEEILRVIDSLQLTDKYSVATPVNWKDGDDVVVAPSIPTEEAKQKFPKGVTEIKSYLRMTPQPDK; from the coding sequence ATGGTAGCTCTTAGATTAGGCGATACAGTACCTGATTTTACCCAAGCTTCCAATATGGGAGATATTTCTTTTTACGAATGGGCTGGAGATAGTTGGGTAGTCCTATTTTCTCACCCTGCCGATTATACCCCTGTTTGTACCACAGAATTAGGTGAGGTTTCCAAACTCAAACCAGAATTTGATAAACGCAATGTTAAAGTAATTGCTTTAAGTGTTGATGGTGTAGATTCTCATCAAGGTTGGATTGGCGACATCAACGAAACTCAAAATACTACTGTTAACTATCCAATTTTGGCTGATGAAGATAACAAGGTTTCTGACCTTTATGACATGATTCACCCGAATGCCAATGCTAAAGTAACAGTTAGAACAGTATTTGTCATTGACCCCAATAAAAAGTTACGTCTGACTATCACCTATCCACCTAGCACTGGACGCAACTTTGAAGAAATTTTAAGAGTAATTGACTCTTTACAACTGACGGATAAATACTCTGTTGCTACTCCTGTCAACTGGAAAGATGGTGATGATGTTGTAGTTGCACCTTCGATTCCTACTGAAGAAGCTAAACAAAAATTCCCTAAAGGAGTAACTGAAATCAAATCTTATTTACGGATGACTCCTCAACCTGATAAATAG
- a CDS encoding Acireductone dioxygenase ARD — translation MAVLRLENGITYTQPEDIAQKLASLNVQLNYWTVGDNSELNHLLAQDSLTESEKETVLQALDHYFEQLKQTAGYQARDLIVLNSDTPNLDTLLSKFNRCHTHADDEVRYIVAGEGVFGFVLPDGSQVELTIQPEEYINVPAETEHWFYLTEQSKIKAVRYFTTTEGWLPEYTKTEIRFTTPVTV, via the coding sequence ATGGCGGTATTACGTTTAGAAAATGGTATAACTTATACTCAACCAGAAGATATTGCTCAAAAACTTGCTTCCTTAAATGTCCAGTTAAATTATTGGACTGTCGGTGATAATTCTGAACTTAACCATCTTTTAGCCCAAGATAGCCTGACAGAAAGTGAAAAAGAAACAGTTTTACAAGCTTTAGATCATTATTTTGAGCAATTAAAACAAACTGCTGGTTATCAAGCTCGCGATTTGATTGTTCTCAATTCTGATACGCCTAACCTCGATACCTTATTATCTAAGTTTAATCGCTGTCACACTCATGCTGATGATGAAGTCCGTTACATCGTTGCTGGTGAAGGTGTGTTTGGGTTTGTTCTTCCCGATGGTTCGCAAGTAGAATTAACCATTCAACCAGAAGAATATATCAACGTACCCGCAGAAACAGAACACTGGTTTTATTTAACAGAACAATCAAAGATTAAAGCAGTGCGTTATTTTACTACGACTGAGGGTTGGCTTCCTGAATATACCAAAACAGAAATTCGGTTTACTACTCCAGTGACAGTTTGA
- a CDS encoding ATP-dependent metalloprotease FtsH codes for MTKNNNKKWRNAGLYVLLAVVVVALGTAFLDKQPQSRQTWKYSKFINEVETGNVESVKISADRTRAVVIGQDGNPIVVNLPNDPQLIDILSDKGVDIAVLPQSDEGFWFRALSSLFFPILLLVGLFFLLRRAQSGPGSQAMNFGKSKARVQMEPQTQVTFGDVAGIEQAKLELTEVVDFLKNADRFTAIGAKIPKGVLLVGPPGTGKTLLAKAVAGEAGVPFFSISGSEFVEMFVGVGASRVRDLFEQAKANAPCIVFIDEIDAVGRQRGAGLGGGNDEREQTLNQLLTEMDGFEGNTGIIIIAATNRPDVLDAALLRPGRFDRQVVVDRPDYAGRQEILNVHARGKSLAQDVDLDKIARRTPGFTGADLSNLLNEAAILAARRNLTEISMDEINDAIDRVLAGPEKKNRVMSEKRKQLVAYHEAGHALVGALMPDYDPVQKISIIPRGRAGGLTWFTPSEDRMESGLYSRSYLQNQMAVALGGRIAEEIIFGEEEVTTGASNDLQQVTRVARQMVTRFGMSDRLGPVALGRQSGNVFLGRDIASDRDFSDETAAAIDEEVRNLVDQAYRRAKEVLVGNRHILDKLADMLVEKETVDSEEFQDLLANNDVKMAALA; via the coding sequence GTGACCAAAAACAATAACAAAAAGTGGCGCAATGCTGGATTATATGTACTACTAGCAGTAGTAGTAGTAGCTCTTGGTACTGCCTTTTTAGATAAACAACCCCAAAGTAGACAAACTTGGAAATATAGTAAATTTATTAACGAAGTAGAAACAGGCAATGTAGAAAGCGTCAAAATTAGTGCAGACCGCACTAGAGCAGTAGTGATTGGTCAAGACGGCAATCCTATTGTGGTTAATCTACCCAACGATCCTCAACTAATCGATATCCTCAGTGACAAAGGAGTAGATATTGCGGTTCTACCTCAAAGCGATGAAGGATTTTGGTTTAGAGCTTTAAGTAGCCTGTTTTTCCCCATTTTATTGTTAGTAGGATTATTTTTCTTGCTCAGAAGAGCGCAAAGCGGTCCCGGTTCTCAAGCAATGAACTTTGGTAAATCAAAAGCTAGAGTTCAAATGGAACCTCAAACCCAGGTTACTTTCGGTGATGTCGCTGGCATCGAACAAGCCAAACTAGAATTAACTGAAGTAGTTGATTTCCTCAAGAATGCCGATCGCTTTACAGCAATTGGAGCAAAAATTCCCAAAGGAGTTTTATTAGTAGGACCTCCTGGAACTGGTAAAACTTTACTCGCCAAAGCAGTAGCAGGGGAAGCAGGAGTACCTTTCTTCAGTATTTCTGGTTCTGAATTTGTGGAAATGTTTGTTGGGGTTGGTGCATCCCGCGTCCGCGATTTATTTGAACAAGCTAAAGCTAACGCTCCTTGTATTGTCTTTATCGATGAGATCGATGCTGTTGGTCGTCAGCGTGGTGCTGGTTTAGGTGGTGGTAACGATGAAAGAGAACAAACCCTCAACCAGCTATTAACCGAGATGGATGGTTTTGAAGGTAATACGGGAATCATCATTATCGCTGCTACTAACCGTCCCGATGTATTGGATGCTGCGTTGTTACGTCCTGGACGTTTTGACCGTCAAGTCGTTGTAGACCGTCCCGACTATGCTGGTCGTCAAGAAATCCTCAATGTCCATGCTCGCGGTAAAAGTTTAGCTCAAGACGTAGATTTAGACAAAATTGCGCGTCGTACTCCTGGTTTTACTGGTGCTGACTTATCCAATCTTCTGAATGAGGCTGCGATCTTAGCTGCACGTCGTAATTTAACTGAAATCTCCATGGATGAGATTAACGATGCGATTGATCGCGTTTTAGCTGGTCCAGAGAAGAAAAATCGTGTGATGAGCGAAAAACGTAAGCAATTAGTCGCTTATCACGAAGCAGGTCATGCTTTAGTCGGTGCCTTAATGCCAGATTATGACCCAGTTCAAAAAATTAGTATTATTCCTCGCGGACGTGCTGGTGGTTTAACTTGGTTTACCCCTAGTGAAGACCGCATGGAGTCTGGTTTATATTCTCGCTCTTACTTACAAAACCAAATGGCAGTAGCTTTAGGTGGTCGTATTGCTGAAGAAATTATCTTTGGTGAAGAAGAAGTTACTACAGGTGCATCTAACGACTTACAACAAGTAACCAGAGTTGCTCGTCAGATGGTCACTCGGTTTGGCATGAGCGATCGCTTGGGACCTGTGGCATTAGGTCGTCAAAGTGGTAATGTTTTCCTTGGTCGTGATATTGCTTCCGACCGCGACTTCTCTGATGAAACCGCAGCAGCTATTGATGAAGAAGTACGCAACCTAGTCGATCAAGCTTATCGTCGTGCCAAAGAAGTCTTAGTTGGTAATCGTCACATTCTTGATAAATTAGCAGATATGCTAGTCGAGAAAGAAACTGTAGATTCAGAAGAATTTCAAGATTTGCTCGCTAACAATGATGTCAAAATGGCAGCTTTAGCTTGA